The proteins below are encoded in one region of Pleuronectes platessa chromosome 12, fPlePla1.1, whole genome shotgun sequence:
- the znf365 gene encoding protein ZNF365 produces the protein MQQKLCSRGCSSFLLERNGQACGAGTDPITCCDLPFRCPRCGELERFHSLASLRAHLEYRHSYRSPDVDNSSFSITGQLPDPLTAAIPWHDMSLPTRRGQQSTWRPPHVRSLSDSRDSGYLHSYRSVRRRTQSVGVGTQAEDEEAEEDEEDEDEEDEEDEEEDEERDGGRNEEDIKMEKSDSGYHNFLFRPLAHLGQPADLDTVLDPDLNLVEQNYYAGLETAAASAAVRRRLASILRAADSTMQRRLAKVSTELAQTDTELLCERAHSQHLAQERQEVAERERSLSRQVDVAVMVIAAMREQLNASENELERREREVITIQKFLEAVARQETSGKVRIQRFIEDLLRRIALAERLVEYYQVNGSPPQCNHYKHHQQPTDNGPHRITKSRSAGGQLSSSCFHDSRTPLSSQCSGCPPFSTPGAERDREHMERLAQSSRLFCRPEHRDDIWNHQRRRSAGYEA, from the exons ATGCAGCAGAAGTTGTGTTCCAGAGGTTGTAGTTCTTTCCTCTTAGAGCGGAATGGCCAGGCCTGCGGCGCTGGCACCGACCCCATCACCTGCTGCGACCTCCCCTTCCGCTGCCCCCGCTGTGGCGAGCTGGAGCGCTTCCACAGCCTGGCCTCGCTCCGCGCCCACCTGGAGTACCGCCACTCGTACCGCTCACCGGACGTGGacaacagcagcttcagcatCACTGGCCAACTCCCTGACCCCCTGACCGCAGCGATTCCCTGGCACGACATGAGCCTCCCGACAcgcagggggcagcagagcaCATGGCGGCCACCCCACGTACGCTCCCTCAGTGACAGCAGGGACAGCGGGTACCTCCACTCCTACAGGTCTGTGAGGAGGCGGACCCAGAGCGTCGGGGTGGGTACGCAggcagaggatgaggaggcagaggaagatgaagaggacgaagacgaggaggatgaagaggacgaggaggaagacgaagagagagatggaggcagaAATGAAGAGGATATTAAAATGGAAAAGTCCGATTCAGGATACCATAACTTCCTGTTTCGGCCTCTTGCTCATCTCGGACAACCGGCAGACCTGGACACGGTTCTGGATCCAGACCTGAACCTGGTCG AGCAGAACTACTATGCTGGTCTGGAGACAGCGGCAGCCTCGGCGGCAGTGCGGCGGCGACTGGCCAGCATCCTGCGGGCGGCCGACAGCACCATGCAGCGGCGGCTGGCCAAGGTGAGCACGGAGCTGGCCCAGAcggacacagagctgctgtgtgaaCGCGCTCACTCGCAGCACCTGGCCCAGGAGAGGCAGGAGGTGGCCGAGCGGGAGCGGTCGCTGAGCCGGCAGGTGGACGTCGCCGTGATGGTGATCGCCGCGATGAGGGAGCAGCTCAACGCCTCCGAGAACGAACTGGAGCGACGAGAGAG ggAGGTGATAACCATCCAGAAGTTTCTGGAAGCAGTGGCTCGACAGGAGACGAGTGGTAAAGTTCGAATCCAGCGCTTCATCGAGGACCTGCTTAGACGCATTGCTCTGGCCGAGAGGCTGGTGGAGTACTACCAGGTTAACGGCAGTCCGCCCCAGTGCAACCACTACAAG caccaccagcagccaACTGATAACGGACCTCACAGAATCACTAAAAGCAG GTCAGCAGGAGGTCAACTGTCCTCGTCTTGTTTCCACGACAGCAGGACGCCCTTGTCCTCCCAGTGCAGCGGCTGCCCTCCGTTCTCCACGCCGGGTGCTGAACGAGACCGGGAGCACATGGAGCGGCTGGCCCAGTCGTCCAGGCTCTTCTGCCGACCCGAACACAGAGACGACATCTGGAACCACCAGCGCCGCCGGTCCGCCGGGTACGAGGCCTAG